Proteins encoded together in one Variovorax paradoxus EPS window:
- a CDS encoding carbohydrate ABC transporter permease, with translation MSNAGQVDTVGMSYLDTIPRKAVTVYLPLVVFLIVLLFPFYWMAITSVKPDAELLSREGNPFWVINPTLSHFYKLLFETSYPQWLWNTVLVSVVSTFVSLAASVFAAYAIERLRFKGSKHVGLSIFLAYMVPPSILFIPLANVVFNLGLFDTRWALILTYPTFLIPFCTWLLMGYFRSIPAELEECALIDGASRWQILVKIVLPLAVPGLISAGIFAFTLSWNEFIYALTFISSSEVKTLPVGVVTELVQGDVYQWGPLMAGALLGSLPVAFIYSFFVEYYVSGMTGSVKE, from the coding sequence ATGAGCAATGCCGGCCAGGTCGACACCGTCGGCATGAGCTACCTCGACACGATCCCGCGCAAGGCGGTGACCGTGTACCTGCCGCTCGTGGTCTTCTTGATCGTGCTGCTGTTTCCGTTCTACTGGATGGCCATCACCTCGGTGAAGCCCGATGCCGAACTGCTCTCGCGCGAGGGCAATCCGTTCTGGGTGATCAACCCGACGCTCTCGCACTTCTACAAGCTGCTGTTCGAAACCTCGTACCCGCAGTGGCTGTGGAACACGGTGCTGGTGTCGGTGGTGTCGACCTTCGTGTCGCTCGCGGCCTCGGTGTTCGCGGCCTATGCCATCGAGCGGCTGCGCTTCAAGGGGTCGAAGCACGTCGGGCTCTCGATCTTTCTCGCGTACATGGTGCCGCCGTCGATCCTGTTCATTCCGCTCGCGAACGTGGTGTTCAATCTCGGCCTCTTCGACACGCGCTGGGCGCTGATCCTCACCTACCCGACCTTCCTCATTCCCTTCTGCACGTGGCTCTTGATGGGCTACTTCCGCTCGATCCCGGCCGAGTTGGAGGAATGCGCGCTCATCGACGGCGCGAGCCGCTGGCAGATCCTCGTGAAGATCGTGCTGCCGCTGGCAGTGCCCGGGCTCATCTCGGCAGGCATCTTCGCGTTCACGCTGTCGTGGAACGAGTTCATCTATGCGCTCACCTTCATCTCGTCGTCGGAGGTGAAGACGCTGCCCGTCGGCGTGGTGACCGAACTCGTGCAGGGCGATGTGTACCAGTGGGGGCCGCTCATGGCCGGCGCGCTGCTGGGTTCGCTGCCGGTGGCGTTCATCTACTCGTTCTTCGTCGAGTACTACGTGTCGGGGATGACCGGGTCGGTCAAGGAGTAG
- a CDS encoding M48 family metallopeptidase, with protein MQGLLQFTMDLFEGLGSEFAQPEPPAPRPKKVRKAAPPVATPLPFAPPAPEEIRNTGPVLPAIPLRDTLTLASFIHPQATRELVLGSARVAYEFKRGKRKTIGFLVGADGLSVRAPRWVALRDVDAAVREKADWILRKLQETQQRHARVEATRIEWKDGAAFPFMGEPVVIRLDPKHGFASVGGTLDEAEVAGGPRILRLAVAQNAEPSQIRDAAQAWLMRQARKLFIERLDHFAPLLGVRWQKLSLSNAATRWGSASADGSLRLNWRLIHFRLPVIDYVVAHELAHLRVMDHSHRFWETVESVVPDYDVLRQQLKDEAVPRWN; from the coding sequence ATGCAAGGTCTGCTGCAGTTCACCATGGACCTGTTCGAGGGGCTGGGCAGCGAGTTCGCGCAGCCCGAGCCGCCCGCGCCGCGCCCGAAGAAGGTCCGCAAGGCTGCACCGCCCGTCGCGACGCCGTTGCCCTTCGCGCCGCCAGCGCCCGAAGAGATCAGGAACACCGGCCCTGTGCTGCCCGCGATCCCATTGCGCGACACGCTGACGCTCGCGAGCTTCATTCATCCGCAAGCCACACGCGAGCTCGTCTTGGGCTCGGCACGCGTGGCCTACGAATTCAAGCGCGGCAAGCGCAAGACCATCGGTTTTCTCGTGGGCGCCGACGGGCTCTCGGTGCGCGCGCCGCGCTGGGTCGCCCTGCGCGATGTCGATGCCGCGGTGCGCGAGAAGGCCGACTGGATTCTGCGCAAGCTCCAGGAAACGCAGCAGCGCCACGCGCGCGTCGAAGCCACGCGCATCGAGTGGAAGGACGGCGCCGCGTTCCCGTTCATGGGCGAGCCGGTCGTGATTCGGCTCGATCCGAAGCACGGCTTTGCCAGCGTCGGCGGCACGCTCGACGAGGCCGAGGTCGCGGGTGGTCCGCGCATCCTGCGGCTGGCCGTCGCGCAGAACGCCGAGCCCTCGCAGATCCGCGATGCCGCGCAGGCCTGGCTCATGCGGCAGGCGCGCAAGCTCTTCATCGAACGGCTCGATCATTTCGCGCCGCTGCTGGGTGTGCGCTGGCAGAAGCTGTCGCTGTCGAACGCTGCCACGCGCTGGGGCAGCGCGAGCGCGGACGGATCGCTTCGCCTCAACTGGCGGCTCATTCACTTCCGCCTGCCCGTGATCGATTACGTGGTGGCGCACGAGCTGGCCCATCTGCGCGTGATGGACCATTCGCACCGCTTCTGGGAAACCGTCGAGAGCGTGGTGCCCGACTACGACGTGCTGCGCCAGCAGCTCAAGGACGAAGCTGTTCCGCGCTGGAACTGA
- a CDS encoding lysophospholipid acyltransferase family protein — protein sequence MAFIRSVLHALWMLVTVVPWGIIMCVSSIWKRGIPLYWMAEQWLSWAIGGARVLLGIKTRVTGMENLPTDQLAGAILLVKHQSTLETFLMPTLMPHPLAYVFKKELIYVPFFGWAMARLDMIHIDRSQRAQAFNKVVNQGRKLLAQGIWIIMFPEGTRIPRGQKGTYKSGGTRLACETGVPVIPIAVTSAKVWPRKAFIKRPGVVDVSIGPAISSVGRKPDELMREVEAWIEAEMHRLDPEAYR from the coding sequence ATGGCGTTTATCCGTTCCGTTCTCCACGCACTCTGGATGCTTGTCACCGTGGTGCCGTGGGGCATCATCATGTGCGTCAGTTCGATCTGGAAGCGCGGCATTCCGCTCTACTGGATGGCTGAGCAATGGCTCAGCTGGGCCATCGGCGGCGCGCGCGTGCTGCTGGGCATCAAGACGCGCGTGACCGGCATGGAGAACCTGCCGACCGACCAGCTCGCCGGCGCGATCCTTCTGGTCAAGCACCAGTCCACGCTCGAGACCTTCCTCATGCCCACGCTGATGCCGCATCCGCTGGCCTACGTGTTCAAGAAGGAACTGATCTACGTGCCCTTCTTCGGCTGGGCGATGGCGCGGCTGGACATGATTCACATCGACCGCAGCCAGCGCGCGCAGGCCTTCAACAAGGTGGTGAACCAGGGCCGCAAGCTCCTCGCGCAGGGCATCTGGATCATCATGTTCCCCGAAGGCACGCGCATTCCGCGCGGCCAGAAGGGCACCTACAAGAGCGGCGGCACGCGCCTGGCCTGCGAGACCGGCGTGCCGGTGATTCCGATTGCCGTCACCTCGGCCAAGGTCTGGCCGCGCAAGGCATTCATCAAGCGGCCGGGCGTGGTCGATGTGTCGATCGGGCCGGCGATCTCGAGCGTGGGCCGCAAGCCCGACGAGCTGATGCGCGAAGTCGAAGCCTGGATCGAAGCGGAAATGCACCGGCTCGACCCCGAGGCGTACCGCTAG
- the gmhB gene encoding D-glycero-beta-D-manno-heptose 1,7-bisphosphate 7-phosphatase: protein MKLVILDRNGTINVHREDFVKSDIEWTPLPGALEAVARLNHAGWHVVVASNQSGLGRGLFDMASLNAMHAKMHKMLAAVGGKVDAVFYCPHSPDEDCDCRKPKSGLFLQIGDRYGIDLKGVPTAGDSLRDLQAGAAAGCEPHLLLTGMGAACIGVDPLPPEYPANTMVHENLAAFVDFLLAREARAALQVAV, encoded by the coding sequence ATGAAACTCGTCATCCTCGACCGCAACGGCACGATCAACGTGCACCGCGAAGACTTCGTCAAGAGCGACATCGAGTGGACGCCGCTGCCCGGTGCGCTCGAAGCTGTGGCGCGGCTGAACCACGCGGGGTGGCATGTGGTGGTCGCGTCGAACCAGTCGGGCCTCGGCCGGGGTCTCTTCGACATGGCTTCGCTCAACGCCATGCACGCCAAGATGCACAAGATGCTCGCGGCCGTGGGCGGCAAGGTCGATGCGGTGTTCTATTGCCCGCACAGCCCCGACGAGGACTGCGATTGCCGCAAGCCGAAGTCGGGCCTGTTCCTGCAGATCGGCGATCGCTACGGCATCGACCTCAAGGGCGTGCCGACCGCGGGCGACAGCCTGCGCGACCTGCAGGCTGGCGCGGCGGCCGGCTGCGAGCCGCACCTGCTGCTCACGGGCATGGGCGCGGCCTGCATCGGCGTGGATCCGCTGCCTCCCGAATATCCGGCGAACACGATGGTTCACGAGAACCTCGCCGCCTTTGTCGACTTTTTGCTTGCGCGCGAAGCGCGGGCTGCACTCCAGGTAGCTGTCTGA
- a CDS encoding DUF6036 family nucleotidyltransferase: MNLDELQHVLRASAAISKENSFVVVGSQAVLLLLEHPPEALLVSREIDLYPALHPERADLIDGAIGMHSSFHETFGYFADGVGPETAVMPADWMNRASLHYIGDITAICPDLHDLVVSKCVAGREKDADFVRELLKHGLVSAETLTERIGLLDAAKYPLPQLAVWVARRKLESERTAP; this comes from the coding sequence ATGAATCTCGACGAACTGCAGCACGTGCTGCGAGCCTCCGCGGCGATCTCGAAAGAAAACTCCTTTGTCGTCGTGGGCAGTCAGGCTGTGCTGCTTCTTCTCGAACACCCGCCCGAAGCGCTGCTGGTGTCACGCGAAATCGATCTCTATCCGGCCTTGCATCCCGAGCGCGCAGACCTGATCGACGGCGCCATCGGCATGCATTCGAGCTTCCACGAAACCTTCGGCTATTTCGCCGATGGCGTCGGCCCCGAGACCGCGGTCATGCCAGCCGACTGGATGAATCGGGCGAGCCTGCACTACATCGGCGACATCACGGCCATCTGTCCGGACCTGCATGACCTCGTCGTCTCCAAGTGCGTGGCGGGTCGCGAGAAGGATGCCGATTTTGTTCGCGAGCTCCTGAAGCATGGACTGGTGTCCGCCGAGACATTGACAGAACGCATCGGCTTGCTGGATGCCGCCAAGTACCCGCTGCCGCAACTGGCGGTTTGGGTCGCGCGGCGCAAGCTGGAGTCTGAAAGGACTGCCCCATGA